A genome region from Gossypium hirsutum isolate 1008001.06 chromosome A04, Gossypium_hirsutum_v2.1, whole genome shotgun sequence includes the following:
- the LOC107898698 gene encoding LOW QUALITY PROTEIN: xanthotoxin 5-hydroxylase CYP82C4 (The sequence of the model RefSeq protein was modified relative to this genomic sequence to represent the inferred CDS: inserted 1 base in 1 codon) has translation MEFQEQLHFALAFTITIAISVVTILVKGNKRQKRRPPEPDGALPFIGHLHLFGKNQLLHRIFADMADKHGPAFLIRLGVHRALVVNNWEVAKECFTTNDKVFSTRPKSIAVKYMGYDYKMLGFAPYGPYWRNMRKLAIVELLSSRRLELLKHVRDINEIGSFIKELYEQSVKNGGVALLEMKERIGDLATNIIVRMFAGKIYHGTSEESRRFQKALSDFFYLAGLFLVSDTIPSLGWLDIVMGNIGKIKRTAKELDFAIESWVNEHRERRLDRGIEGNQDFIDVMLSIMDENNVPTQEADVTIKANCLTLALGGIDTNVATLSWAISLLLNNRHVLKRAQEELDIHVGKQRQVEESDIANLVYLQAIIKETMRLYPATPVSVAREATDDCTVAGFHIPAGTQLLLDLWKLHRDPGIWHKPLDFLPERFLSDHANIDVRGQDFELIPFGAGRRXCPGITFALHFQHLALARLLHGFEWGAVSDKGVDMSERPGIIVPKATPLKVTLTPKLPSVCY, from the exons ATGGAATTTCAAGAACAGCTCCATTTTGCACTTGCTTTCACCATAACCATTGCCATATCAGTGGTCACCATCCTCGTTAAAGGCAACAAGAGACAAAAGAGGAGACCCCCAGAACCAGATGGGGCATTACCTTTTATTGGTCATCTTCATCTTTTTGGAAAAAACCAGCTGCTACATAGGATATTTGCAGACATGGCTGACAAGCATGGACCGGCCTTCTTGATCCGTCTCGGGGTTCATCGAGCACTTGTGGTGAATAACTGGGAAGTTGCAAAAGAATGTTTCACGACCAACGATAAGGTCTTCTCCACACGTCCAAAGTCCATAGCCGTAAAGTATATGGGGTATGACTATAAGATGTTAGGCTTCGCTCCTTACGGACCTTATTGGCGTAATATGAGGAAACTAGCAATAGTTGAGCTCCTCTCTAGTCGTCGGCTCGAGTTACTCAAGCATGTTCGCGACATTAATGAAATCGGTAGCTTTATAAAGGAATTGTATGAGCAATCGGTGAAAAACGGAGGCGTTGCTCTTTTGGAAATGAAGGAGAGAATTGGTGACTTAGCAACCAACATTATAGTCCGGATGTTTGCTGGCAAAATATATCATGGTACTAGCGAGGAATCGAGACGATTCCAAAAGGCCTTGAGTGATTTCTTTTATCTGGCAGGGTTGTTTTTGGTCTCGGATACGATTCCTTCTCTCGGTTggcttgatattgtgatgggGAACATAGGCAAAATAAAGAGGACAGCAAAGGAGTTGGATTTTGCAATAGAAAGCTGGGTAAACGAGCATCGCGAACGGAGGCTCGACAGAGGCATCGAAGGGAACCAAGATTTCATTGATGTCATGTTGTCTATCATGGATGAAAACAATGTACCAACTCAAGAGGCTGATGTTACCATTAAAGCTAATTGCCTG ACTCTTGCCCTGGGTGGCATCGATACAAACGTGGCCACACTTTCATGGGCGATCTCCTTGCTATTGAATAACCGCCATGTTCTAAAGAGGGCTCAAGAAGAACTTGACATCCATGTCGGGAAGCAACGACAAGTGGAAGAATCAGACATAGCTAACTTGGTATACCTACAAGCCATTATCAAGGAAACAATGCGGTTATACCCGGCGACGCCAGTATCGGTAGCAAGAGAAGCTACGGATGACTGCACCGTAGCCGGTTTCCACATTCCGGCAGGCACTCAACTGTTGCTTGACCTGTGGAAGCTACACCGTGACCCCGGAATTTGGCATAAGCCATTAGATTTCCTCCCTGAGAGATTCCTCAGTGACCATGCTAACATTGATGTGAGGGGTCAAGATTTTGAGCTTATACCATTTGGTGCTGGTAGAA ATTGTCCTGGTATCACTTTCGCCCTTCATTTCCAACACTTAGCTTTGGCTCGACTGCTTCATGGATTCGAATGGGGAGCGGTCTCGGATAAAGGCGTCGACATGAGTGAAAGGCCCGGAATAATTGTTCCTAAAGCTACACCATTAAAGGTTACTCTTACACCAAAGTTGCCTTCTGTATGTTATTAG